From a region of the Phragmitibacter flavus genome:
- a CDS encoding septal ring lytic transglycosylase RlpA family protein, which translates to MLILIRPTPRFTSVLLATIGLFLISGKSTTLQATSADSSVYRGKASFYGGYWHGRKTANGEIYDQNTLTAAHPTLRFGTKVLVKNLRNGREVTLRINNRGPYVKGRIIDVSTRAARELRMTNAGVVAVEVTVLPKDQPVAVTPVAPEAKKEEESKTETAPEPKSDDSFSKKLAYRRLASGR; encoded by the coding sequence ATGCTTATACTGATTCGCCCGACTCCACGCTTCACTTCCGTTCTCCTCGCCACCATTGGCTTGTTTTTGATCAGCGGAAAATCAACCACCCTTCAGGCAACCTCCGCCGATTCCAGTGTGTATCGCGGCAAGGCATCATTTTACGGAGGCTACTGGCATGGTCGAAAAACGGCAAACGGCGAAATCTACGATCAGAACACGCTGACGGCGGCACATCCGACGTTGCGGTTTGGCACCAAGGTCCTGGTGAAAAATTTGCGCAATGGCCGCGAGGTAACGCTGCGAATCAACAATCGCGGCCCTTATGTGAAAGGGCGCATCATTGACGTATCAACCCGTGCGGCGAGGGAATTGCGCATGACCAATGCGGGCGTGGTCGCGGTGGAGGTGACGGTGCTGCCAAAGGATCAACCGGTCGCAGTGACGCCGGTGGCACCGGAGGCCAAGAAAGAAGAGGAATCGAAAACGGAGACCGCACCCGAGCCAAAATCGGATGACTCGTTTTCCAAGAAGCTTGCCTATCGCCGTCTGGCTTCGGGGCGCTAG
- the yidC gene encoding membrane protein insertase YidC, with amino-acid sequence MDRKAWIVITLCAIGMVLNGWWMIKHPPPQPAPAPNPPAAATATPAAGTTPATAATPGAPVAGTPADTAAPAAAVEEKVVLTNDKVAYTFTTKGGGILLAELHDIKETVTINTVGKAAIGSFGSEAKVYDDLFYRIVDKSDKHIVFEATSPDQVVIRKEYRFTEGPGSNDHLIHFQIHLDNKGPTKHSRDNYYLYTGAAASLRPDEVELPAYVWNNAGSSDYFATSKFRDGPNFIGMGGPITQLPHQAFDRLRWAGVMSRFYATLITTKDDQPAKVWGERFLVDHSKDEFATNAKSATDYAIHGGVSLPPIDLEPGASKSYDFRIYIGAKIFHDLKKIDLDGGKEGPPDRQMRQVMFYGMFSVISRILVGGLRTFHDWTGNWGVAIILLTICVRTVLWPVQARSNRTMKRMGLLSPKLKELQEKYKDEPQKINTEMMKLYREYGVNPLGGCLPLLIQIPIFFGFYAVLRFAAELRSQDFLWVKDLSLPDTIHTLHFGTSIPFIGDHFNINPLPLIMGITMFLQMKLTPQPASADKMQQRIFLLMPFIFLIFCYGFASALALYWSAQNVYSIFQAQISRLWQTDPVLEKVAPADNSSSSGSSSTTKKKSGPPRLGGGGTNSAKKRK; translated from the coding sequence ATGGATCGCAAAGCTTGGATAGTCATCACACTCTGTGCCATCGGCATGGTCCTCAACGGTTGGTGGATGATCAAACACCCACCGCCACAGCCAGCCCCGGCACCAAACCCGCCCGCCGCTGCGACCGCCACCCCTGCGGCCGGCACCACCCCTGCAACCGCAGCAACTCCCGGTGCTCCTGTCGCCGGAACCCCTGCTGACACTGCCGCTCCCGCAGCCGCTGTCGAAGAAAAAGTCGTCCTCACCAACGACAAAGTCGCCTACACCTTCACCACCAAAGGCGGCGGTATCTTGTTGGCCGAACTCCACGACATCAAGGAGACCGTCACCATCAACACCGTCGGCAAAGCCGCCATCGGCTCCTTCGGCAGCGAGGCCAAGGTCTATGACGACCTCTTCTATCGCATCGTCGACAAGTCCGACAAACACATCGTCTTCGAAGCCACCAGCCCGGATCAAGTCGTCATCCGCAAGGAATACCGCTTCACCGAAGGCCCTGGCAGCAACGATCACCTGATTCATTTCCAGATTCACCTCGACAACAAAGGCCCCACCAAACACAGCCGCGACAACTACTACCTCTACACCGGTGCCGCCGCCTCCCTGCGCCCGGATGAGGTCGAACTCCCCGCCTACGTCTGGAACAATGCCGGCAGTTCCGACTACTTCGCGACCAGCAAGTTTCGCGACGGACCTAATTTCATCGGCATGGGTGGCCCCATCACCCAGCTTCCCCATCAAGCCTTCGACCGCCTGCGCTGGGCCGGCGTCATGAGCCGCTTCTACGCCACCCTCATCACTACCAAGGACGATCAACCCGCCAAAGTCTGGGGCGAACGTTTTCTTGTCGACCACTCCAAGGACGAATTTGCCACCAATGCCAAATCCGCCACCGACTACGCCATCCACGGCGGCGTCAGCCTTCCTCCCATCGACCTCGAACCCGGTGCCTCCAAGTCCTATGACTTCCGCATCTACATCGGTGCCAAAATTTTCCATGATCTGAAGAAGATCGATCTCGACGGCGGCAAAGAAGGCCCACCCGACCGCCAGATGCGTCAGGTCATGTTCTACGGCATGTTCTCCGTCATCAGCCGCATCCTCGTCGGCGGTCTGCGCACTTTCCACGACTGGACCGGCAACTGGGGCGTCGCCATCATCCTCCTCACCATCTGCGTGCGCACCGTGCTCTGGCCCGTCCAGGCCCGCTCCAACCGCACCATGAAACGCATGGGCCTTCTCTCCCCCAAGCTCAAGGAGCTTCAGGAAAAATACAAGGACGAGCCGCAGAAGATCAATACCGAAATGATGAAGCTCTACCGCGAGTATGGCGTCAATCCCCTCGGCGGATGTCTCCCCCTGCTCATCCAGATCCCCATCTTTTTCGGCTTCTACGCCGTGCTTCGTTTCGCCGCCGAACTGCGCAGCCAGGACTTCCTCTGGGTCAAAGATTTGTCGCTGCCCGACACCATCCACACCCTGCATTTTGGAACCTCCATTCCCTTCATCGGCGACCACTTCAACATCAATCCCCTGCCATTGATCATGGGCATCACCATGTTCCTGCAGATGAAGCTCACCCCGCAACCGGCCAGCGCGGACAAGATGCAGCAGCGCATCTTTCTGCTCATGCCCTTCATCTTTCTGATCTTCTGCTACGGCTTCGCCTCCGCCCTCGCCCTTTACTGGAGCGCCCAAAACGTCTACAGCATCTTCCAGGCACAAATCAGCCGCCTCTGGCAGACCGATCCCGTGCTTGAAAAAGTCGCTCCAGCGGACAATAGTTCCAGCAGCGGTTCCTCCTCGACTACGAAGAAGAAATCCGGCCCACCCCGTCTCGGCGGCGGCGGCACCAATTCCGCGAAAAAGCGCAAATAA
- a CDS encoding patatin-like phospholipase family protein yields the protein MHTQSPQRFSWMLAEGWLGRFFDLPRKDHNPSIPRIGLALSCGGARGLAHIGAIQVLEEERIPIATIIGSSMGSYVGALWASGVSGKELEILAAEIKDRRTLMRLIDPVCPPTSGFIYGHKVRKHLERTLGDLTIADLKIPTLIVATNLDTLNGEIFPPDTPVAAAIQASCAIPGICSPVYLNGKRYIDGAAAQPLPVSMLRDHTSVDATIAVNVMAPSAAVAATLDVSPPPPLDPIGTSARLRRFFNRNLNLFAYGNVLDTFKRCLSSAQLRLLAYESAAADVLIHPYLTESRWYDYENFQRYIDAGRKAAQDALPHIHSLMNLKTNTTNPPNSNDTLPFITPVGHSSA from the coding sequence ATGCACACCCAGTCACCACAGAGGTTCTCGTGGATGCTGGCAGAAGGCTGGCTAGGCCGGTTTTTTGACCTTCCACGTAAAGACCACAATCCAAGCATCCCCCGCATCGGCCTCGCGCTGTCATGCGGCGGTGCCAGAGGACTCGCCCACATCGGCGCCATTCAAGTCCTCGAAGAAGAACGCATCCCCATCGCCACCATCATCGGCAGCAGCATGGGCTCCTACGTCGGCGCTCTGTGGGCTTCCGGCGTGAGCGGCAAGGAACTCGAAATCCTCGCCGCCGAAATCAAAGACCGCCGCACCCTCATGCGCCTCATCGATCCCGTCTGCCCACCCACCTCCGGCTTCATCTACGGCCATAAAGTCCGCAAACACCTCGAACGCACCCTTGGCGACCTCACCATCGCCGACCTCAAAATCCCCACCCTTATCGTCGCCACCAATCTCGACACCCTCAACGGCGAAATCTTTCCCCCCGACACCCCCGTCGCCGCCGCCATCCAGGCCAGTTGCGCCATCCCCGGCATCTGCAGTCCCGTCTATCTCAACGGCAAACGTTACATCGACGGCGCCGCCGCCCAACCTCTTCCCGTCTCCATGCTGCGCGACCACACCAGCGTCGACGCCACCATCGCCGTCAACGTCATGGCCCCCAGTGCCGCCGTCGCCGCCACCCTCGATGTCTCCCCCCCCCCGCCGCTCGACCCCATCGGCACCAGCGCCCGCCTGCGCCGCTTCTTCAACCGCAACCTCAACCTCTTCGCCTACGGCAACGTGCTCGACACCTTCAAACGCTGCCTCAGCTCCGCCCAACTGCGCCTCCTCGCTTACGAATCCGCCGCCGCCGACGTCCTCATCCACCCCTACCTCACCGAGTCGCGCTGGTATGACTACGAAAACTTTCAACGCTACATCGACGCCGGACGGAAAGCCGCCCAGGACGCCCTCCCCCACATCCATTCTCTCATGAACCTGAAAACCAATACCACCAACCCACCCAACTCCAATGACACCCTTCCTTTCATCACCCCTGTGGGACACAGCAGCGCCTGA
- a CDS encoding histidine triad nucleotide-binding protein yields the protein MTIFEKIIAGEIPAKIIYQDDLVAAFNDVNPQAPIHVLIVPKRVIPRVGEAVESDQSTLGALMVAAGKIAQQLGVSETSKGFRLVINHGRDAGESVPHLHVHLLAGRELGWPPG from the coding sequence ATGACGATTTTTGAGAAAATCATCGCGGGTGAGATTCCTGCGAAAATCATTTATCAGGATGACCTGGTGGCGGCGTTCAACGATGTGAATCCGCAGGCTCCGATTCATGTGTTGATTGTGCCCAAGCGGGTGATCCCGAGGGTGGGAGAAGCGGTAGAAAGTGATCAGTCGACGCTTGGGGCGTTGATGGTCGCAGCAGGGAAGATTGCGCAGCAATTGGGAGTGAGTGAGACGAGTAAAGGATTTCGTCTGGTGATCAATCATGGCCGCGACGCCGGGGAATCGGTGCCGCATTTGCATGTGCATTTGCTGGCCGGGAGAGAGTTGGGGTGGCCGCCGGGTTGA
- a CDS encoding protein jag, protein MTPLEHARQILDTLLGHLGFVVQIEEEQAPEGPTLQILTEQSDLLIGRRGEVLDDIQYLVNRILQRRDPQAPRIRVDVEYFRTMREDRMLAKVNELADRVRSTGQPQVLNPMNSYYRRLVHNLFLQDPQVASESEKGDDRFKRITLKRRK, encoded by the coding sequence ATGACCCCTCTCGAACACGCCCGACAAATCCTCGACACCCTCCTCGGGCATCTTGGATTCGTCGTGCAAATCGAAGAGGAACAGGCTCCCGAAGGTCCCACGCTTCAAATCCTCACCGAGCAATCCGACCTGCTGATCGGTCGTCGCGGTGAGGTGCTTGACGACATCCAATACCTCGTCAACCGCATCCTCCAGCGTCGCGACCCGCAGGCCCCACGAATCCGCGTCGACGTCGAATACTTCCGCACCATGCGTGAGGACCGCATGCTGGCCAAGGTCAACGAACTCGCCGACCGCGTCCGCAGCACCGGCCAGCCCCAAGTCCTCAACCCCATGAACAGTTATTACCGTCGCCTCGTTCACAACCTGTTCCTCCAGGACCCTCAAGTCGCTAGTGAGAGCGAAAAAGGCGACGACCGCTTCAAGCGCATCACCCTCAAGCGCCGGAAGTAG
- the argA gene encoding amino-acid N-acetyltransferase, with protein MKFEDLRGILQYVPQFRERIFVVALDGRVMRLPNFNSLLQDIAVLQSLSIHVVLVFGARSQIQQLAALRDVNLSSDDGMGLTDAATLSVSTEAISRLTNELMAALTALELRVAVPNALAVHPAGVINGIDLQYTGRIERVDEPMLQSLLKQNIIPLLPPMGFDGHGTTLRLNSDEIAVDVALALDAAKVIFVAEEGLIDANGERLAQLPVAQARDISRRKDTGMDPSLLSKLRHAALACSEGVPRVHIIDGGQNEVLLAELFSNEGVGTMIHADDYQQIRKAHLSDIPVLMTMMRESIEDAALAPRSREQIQQRINDFFVLELDGNPVGCVAVHSYNQPDETKVSELACLFVRRAHKNQGHGRKLVTYAETIARERGSAWLFALSTQASRFFEEKMGYQLATSGILPEPRREAYLSNGRNSRVLTKTL; from the coding sequence ATGAAATTTGAAGACCTCAGAGGCATTTTGCAATACGTTCCCCAGTTTCGGGAACGCATTTTTGTCGTGGCATTGGATGGCCGCGTCATGCGCCTCCCCAACTTCAATTCGCTTCTCCAGGACATTGCCGTGCTCCAGTCACTGAGCATCCACGTCGTGCTCGTTTTCGGTGCCCGATCACAAATCCAACAGCTCGCCGCCCTGCGCGACGTTAATCTTTCCAGCGACGACGGCATGGGCCTCACCGATGCCGCCACCCTTTCCGTCAGCACCGAAGCCATCTCGCGCCTCACCAACGAACTCATGGCCGCGCTCACCGCCCTTGAGCTTCGCGTCGCCGTTCCCAATGCCCTCGCCGTCCATCCCGCCGGCGTCATCAACGGCATCGACCTCCAATACACCGGCCGTATTGAACGTGTCGATGAACCCATGCTCCAGTCCCTGCTGAAGCAAAACATCATCCCATTGCTCCCACCGATGGGCTTCGACGGACACGGCACCACCTTGCGCCTCAACTCCGACGAAATCGCCGTCGATGTCGCCCTTGCCCTCGACGCCGCCAAAGTCATCTTTGTCGCCGAAGAAGGCCTCATTGACGCCAACGGCGAACGCCTCGCTCAACTCCCCGTTGCCCAGGCCCGCGACATCTCGCGTCGCAAAGACACCGGCATGGACCCCAGCCTGTTGTCCAAACTTCGCCACGCCGCCCTCGCCTGTTCTGAAGGTGTGCCCCGAGTCCACATCATCGACGGTGGACAAAACGAAGTCCTCCTCGCCGAGTTGTTCAGCAACGAAGGCGTCGGCACCATGATCCACGCCGACGATTACCAGCAGATCCGCAAAGCCCACCTCAGCGACATCCCCGTCCTGATGACCATGATGCGCGAAAGCATTGAAGACGCCGCCCTCGCCCCCCGCAGTCGCGAACAAATCCAGCAACGCATCAACGACTTCTTCGTCCTCGAACTCGACGGCAACCCCGTCGGCTGCGTTGCCGTGCATTCCTACAACCAGCCCGACGAAACCAAAGTCTCCGAGCTCGCCTGCCTCTTCGTCCGTCGCGCCCACAAGAACCAGGGCCATGGACGCAAGCTTGTCACTTACGCTGAAACCATCGCCCGCGAACGCGGCAGCGCCTGGCTCTTCGCCTTGAGCACCCAGGCCTCCCGATTTTTCGAAGAAAAAATGGGCTACCAGCTCGCCACCAGCGGCATTCTCCCCGAGCCGCGCCGCGAAGCCTACCTCAGCAACGGCCGCAACTCCCGCGTCCTCACCAAGACCCTTTAG
- a CDS encoding DNA-directed RNA polymerase subunit omega encodes MKSELVDRAALIITDPPILINMVSKRVRQLNMGRPALVERRPGMREADVALTEIIEGKIRAEFLSDIEPA; translated from the coding sequence ATGAAATCCGAACTCGTCGACAGAGCCGCCCTAATCATCACGGATCCTCCAATCCTCATCAACATGGTTTCCAAGCGCGTGCGCCAGCTCAACATGGGCCGCCCTGCCCTCGTCGAACGCCGTCCCGGCATGCGTGAAGCCGACGTCGCCCTCACCGAAATCATCGAAGGCAAAATCAGAGCCGAGTTTCTTTCGGACATCGAACCTGCTTAA
- the yidD gene encoding membrane protein insertion efficiency factor YidD: protein MKTVVRILIRGYQWVISPVIHFIGGPGTGCRFTPTCSQYFLEAVEIHGFFRGTWLGVYRILRCNPWGGTGHDPVPPARDDHNTTAHCTCESSASGHKSPPADSPPDPGNP from the coding sequence ATGAAGACTGTCGTTCGCATCCTTATCCGTGGCTACCAGTGGGTGATCTCACCCGTCATCCACTTCATTGGTGGACCCGGCACCGGCTGCCGCTTCACCCCCACCTGTTCCCAATATTTTCTCGAAGCCGTCGAAATCCACGGATTTTTTCGCGGCACCTGGCTCGGCGTCTACCGCATTCTGCGCTGTAATCCGTGGGGCGGAACCGGTCACGACCCCGTCCCTCCTGCGCGTGACGATCACAACACCACTGCGCATTGCACTTGCGAATCGTCTGCTTCTGGCCACAAGTCTCCTCCCGCCGATTCGCCCCCCGACCCCGGCAACCCTTAG
- a CDS encoding sodium:solute symporter family transporter, translating to MIDFIAAVPVHEHFRWLDWVVLFSYLGFCTWIGHRLSGKQSTIKDFFLAGRSLPWPAVSGSIIATEISAVTFIGVPGAVFAANGNFTYLQWAIGSIIARCIVGVYFVRAFYEHEIFSPYDFIANRLGKSAKTITTLLFMVGSVLGQSVRVLVPALVLRTVTPFDMVESILVISVFGVLWTWMGGMTTVIWTDVIQFGMFLFAGILALVWITISLPEGFPQFLQIAGEAGKFELWRWMPGVGSEQGMVEWVRDTEFTMWTALLAMPFQNLAAYGTDQLNAQRMFCCRNASDATKAIIFSGVGQIATLVMLMVGAGLFAYYSVYPPDAGTAAEFAKDTDLVFAVWITTVLPAGLTGLLLAGAFAAAISSLDSALAALSQTSISLWYHGREKDMPDEKKLVFISRMTVLGWAVFLAGMTVVLYQLKESANIQLLSLAFGMVSYTYGSLLAIFLLALWRIPAKTAALWVGLVLSVLMTTWVRGDIFVVAGEGDWFKEHRLQMTYAWLYPINFAITFLCGFLWRKSEPRDPSLK from the coding sequence ATGATTGATTTTATTGCTGCTGTTCCGGTGCATGAGCATTTCCGTTGGCTGGACTGGGTGGTGTTGTTTTCCTACCTGGGGTTCTGCACTTGGATTGGACATCGGCTGAGCGGGAAGCAGTCGACGATCAAGGATTTCTTTCTGGCGGGACGGTCGTTGCCATGGCCGGCGGTGTCGGGTTCGATCATTGCGACAGAGATCAGTGCGGTGACGTTCATCGGGGTGCCTGGGGCGGTGTTTGCGGCGAACGGGAATTTTACGTATTTGCAGTGGGCGATCGGGTCGATCATCGCGCGATGCATTGTGGGGGTTTATTTTGTGCGGGCATTTTATGAGCACGAGATTTTTAGTCCGTATGATTTCATTGCGAACCGGCTGGGCAAGTCGGCGAAGACGATTACAACCTTGTTGTTCATGGTGGGGTCGGTGTTGGGTCAGAGTGTGCGGGTGTTGGTGCCGGCGCTGGTGTTGCGGACGGTGACACCGTTCGACATGGTGGAGAGCATTTTGGTGATTTCGGTGTTTGGGGTGTTGTGGACATGGATGGGGGGGATGACGACGGTGATCTGGACGGATGTGATCCAGTTCGGGATGTTTTTGTTTGCGGGGATTTTGGCGTTGGTGTGGATCACCATCAGTTTGCCGGAAGGGTTTCCACAGTTTTTGCAAATTGCGGGGGAGGCGGGCAAGTTCGAATTGTGGCGCTGGATGCCGGGAGTGGGTTCGGAGCAGGGGATGGTGGAGTGGGTGCGGGACACGGAGTTCACCATGTGGACGGCGCTGCTGGCGATGCCGTTTCAGAATTTGGCGGCGTATGGGACGGATCAGTTGAACGCGCAGCGGATGTTTTGCTGTCGGAATGCGTCGGATGCGACGAAGGCGATCATCTTCAGCGGGGTGGGGCAGATCGCGACGCTGGTGATGCTGATGGTGGGCGCGGGGTTGTTTGCTTATTACAGCGTGTATCCGCCGGATGCGGGGACGGCGGCGGAGTTTGCGAAAGACACCGATCTGGTGTTTGCGGTGTGGATCACCACGGTGCTGCCAGCGGGGTTGACCGGGTTGTTGCTGGCGGGGGCGTTTGCGGCGGCAATTTCGAGTTTGGATTCGGCGCTGGCCGCGCTGTCACAGACGTCGATTTCGTTGTGGTATCACGGTCGGGAGAAGGACATGCCGGATGAGAAAAAGCTGGTGTTCATCTCGCGGATGACGGTGTTGGGTTGGGCGGTGTTTTTGGCCGGGATGACGGTGGTGTTGTATCAGTTGAAGGAGTCGGCGAACATCCAGTTGTTGAGTCTGGCGTTTGGGATGGTGTCCTACACCTATGGTTCGTTGCTGGCGATTTTCCTGCTGGCGTTGTGGCGCATTCCAGCAAAGACAGCGGCGCTGTGGGTGGGGCTGGTATTGTCGGTTTTGATGACGACGTGGGTGCGCGGGGATATTTTTGTGGTGGCGGGCGAGGGGGATTGGTTCAAGGAGCACCGCTTGCAGATGACGTATGCGTGGTTGTATCCAATCAATTTCGCGATCACGTTTTTGTGCGGGTTTCTGTGGCGGAAGTCGGAGCCACGTGATCCGTCGCTGAAGTGA
- the smpB gene encoding SsrA-binding protein SmpB produces MADIASNRKAGRDYHFLEKYEAGIALKGTEVKSIRLGFMNLNDAFARVDRGQAFLYNCDIRPYERASHEQHEARAPRRLLLHKKEIFKLLAATQQKGLTLVATRAYWKNKKVKVEIIVGRGKTHGDQRQDLKDRVETREAAREMARFNERKGH; encoded by the coding sequence GTGGCCGACATAGCCTCCAACCGCAAGGCGGGCCGCGACTACCATTTCCTCGAAAAATACGAGGCTGGCATCGCCCTCAAGGGCACCGAAGTCAAATCCATCCGGCTTGGCTTCATGAACCTCAACGACGCCTTTGCCCGCGTTGATCGAGGTCAGGCATTTCTCTACAACTGCGACATTCGTCCCTACGAACGCGCCAGCCACGAACAGCACGAAGCCCGCGCCCCACGTCGCCTGCTCCTGCACAAAAAGGAGATCTTCAAACTCCTCGCCGCCACCCAGCAAAAAGGCCTAACCCTCGTCGCCACCCGCGCCTACTGGAAAAATAAGAAGGTCAAAGTGGAAATCATCGTCGGTCGCGGCAAGACCCACGGCGACCAGCGCCAGGATCTCAAAGACCGCGTCGAAACCCGCGAAGCCGCCCGTGAAATGGCCCGGTTCAACGAACGCAAAGGTCACTAA
- a CDS encoding helix-turn-helix transcriptional regulator, whose product MARLSAKMLHGLLEATRIIHDHEHGTFHDRLFRALDLVYSDSVYALELYGRGNSYSAETNVPFDPAHKLEILNRTNELVQLQSPMFQRLAAGETQPMRLSDFISLRELRRTDLYQEIFRPVGITRQIGIPIRSSYCLGGLTINRDHRDFTVEDHLVASLLAPQIATAFETDTLLKSLTPAIQRNQSTDLAQLRRLGLTRREAEIFLWMIEGKRDGEIAIILSISVRTVNKHVGTILAKLNAETRTAAVATVLNQEILHSSDAGPLLRNP is encoded by the coding sequence ATGGCCAGACTCAGCGCCAAAATGCTCCACGGCCTTCTGGAAGCCACCCGCATCATCCACGATCACGAACATGGCACGTTTCATGACCGGCTGTTCCGCGCCTTGGACCTGGTCTACTCCGATTCCGTCTACGCCCTCGAACTCTACGGTCGCGGCAACTCTTACTCCGCCGAAACCAACGTCCCCTTCGACCCTGCGCACAAACTTGAGATCCTCAACCGCACCAACGAACTGGTGCAACTTCAAAGTCCCATGTTCCAGCGCCTCGCCGCCGGCGAAACTCAGCCCATGCGCCTGAGCGACTTCATCAGCCTGCGCGAACTGCGCAGAACCGACCTCTACCAGGAAATCTTCCGTCCCGTCGGCATCACCCGTCAGATCGGCATCCCCATCCGCTCCTCCTACTGCCTCGGCGGACTCACCATCAACCGCGATCATCGCGATTTCACCGTTGAAGACCACCTCGTCGCCTCACTGCTCGCCCCGCAAATCGCCACCGCTTTTGAAACTGACACTCTCCTCAAAAGTCTCACCCCCGCCATCCAGCGCAACCAGTCGACTGACCTCGCCCAACTGCGCCGACTCGGTCTCACCCGTCGCGAAGCCGAAATCTTTCTCTGGATGATCGAAGGAAAACGCGATGGAGAAATCGCCATCATCCTCAGTATCAGCGTCCGCACCGTCAACAAACACGTCGGAACCATCCTTGCCAAACTCAACGCCGAGACCCGCACCGCTGCCGTCGCCACCGTCTTGAACCAGGAAATCCTGCATTCATCAGACGCTGGCCCTTTATTACGGAACCCTTAA
- the rnpA gene encoding ribonuclease P protein component produces the protein MGLPTSSRLRSTTEFSLVRTKGTSFPARFLVFSVLKLDEPDTPTRFGFITSKKVGGAVQRVRLRRQFREIARLNPLKSGYWIVTIARWRAPQASFEELKQDWLKAARRARVLAPAPAAESPPATSSSSSSS, from the coding sequence ATGGGTCTGCCCACCTCCAGTCGGCTGAGGTCCACCACGGAATTCAGCCTTGTGCGCACCAAGGGAACCTCGTTCCCTGCCCGATTCCTGGTTTTCAGCGTGCTGAAACTCGACGAACCCGACACGCCCACGCGTTTCGGGTTCATTACTTCCAAAAAGGTGGGCGGAGCCGTGCAACGCGTTCGTTTGCGCCGCCAATTTCGCGAAATCGCCCGCCTCAATCCCCTCAAAAGCGGCTACTGGATTGTCACCATCGCCCGCTGGCGCGCTCCCCAGGCCAGTTTCGAAGAACTGAAACAAGACTGGCTCAAAGCCGCCCGTCGAGCCCGTGTCCTTGCCCCGGCACCCGCAGCGGAATCCCCACCCGCCACTTCGTCGTCGTCGTCATCATCATGA